In Aythya fuligula isolate bAytFul2 chromosome 19, bAytFul2.pri, whole genome shotgun sequence, one genomic interval encodes:
- the SLC31A2 gene encoding probable low affinity copper uptake protein 2 — MQMTFFFSDTVVLLFDFWSVHTPTGLALSVLVVALLSVLYEVVKMGKARVLHRALLAVPRSLSHEELLEPEEGDGGHGATQGRWFQFHVAQTLLHVVQVVLGYALMLAVMSYNAWVFLGVLVGSTVGYFVVYPLLRVG; from the exons ATGCAG ATGACCTTCTTCTTCTCGGACACGGTGGTGCTGCTGTTTGACTTCTGGAGCGTGCACACCCCCACAG ggctggcgcTCTCCGTGCTGGTGGTCGCGCTGCTGTCGGTGCTGTACGAGGTGGTGAAGATGGGCAAGGCCAGGGTGCTGCACCGGGCGCTGCTGGCCGTGCCCCGCAGCCTGAGCCacgaggagctgctggagcccgAGGAGGGGGACGGCGGCCACGGGGCCACGCAGGGCAG GTGGTTCCAGTTCCACGTGGCCCAGACGCTGCTGCACGTGGTGCAGGTGGTGCTGGGCTACGCGCTGATGCTGGCCGTCATGTCCTACAACGCCTGGGTCTTCCTCGGGGTGCTCGTGGGCTCCACCGTCGGCTACTTCGTGGTGTACCCACTGCTCAGGGTGGGCTAG